From a region of the Calonectris borealis chromosome 2, bCalBor7.hap1.2, whole genome shotgun sequence genome:
- the MC5R gene encoding melanocortin receptor 5 produces the protein MNTSSQLYVSELNLSAFGSNFTVPTVKSKSSPCEQVVIAAEVFLTLGIVSLLENILVICAIVKNKNLHSPMYFFVCSLAVADMLVSVSNAWETITIYLINNRHIIMEDAFVRHIDNVFDSMICISVVASMCSLLAIAVDRYITIFYALRYHNIMTVKRSGLIIACIWTFCTGCGIIFILYYESTYVIICLITMFFTMLFLMVSLYIHMFLLARTHVKKIAALPGYNSVRQRTSMKGAITLTMLLGIFIVCWAPFFLHLILMISCPQNLYCVCFMSHFNMYLILIMCNSVIDPLIYAFRSQEMRKTFKEIICCYSLRMVCGLSNKY, from the coding sequence ATGAACACGTCCTCTCAACTGTATGTTTCTGAACTAAATCTGAGTGCCTTTGGCAGCAACTTTACTGTGCCTACTGTCAAGAGCAAGTCATCACCGTGTGAGCAGGTGGTCATTGCGGCTGAGGTGTTCCTAACTCTGGGCATTGTAAGCCTCCTTGAAAATATCTTAGTTATATGTGCAATAGTTAAGAACAAGAACTTGCATTCACccatgtatttttttgtttgcagtttagCAGTGGCTGACATGCTGGTTAGTGTGTCTAATGCTTGGGAGACCATAACGATATACTTAATAAACAATAGACACATAATTATGGAAGATGCCTTTGTCCGTCACATAGACAATGTCTTTGATTCAATGATCTGCATTTCTGTGGTGGCTTCGATGTGCAGTTTACTGGCTATAGCAGTAGACAGGTATATCACTATATTCTATGCCCTACGTTATCACAACATCATGACAGTGAAAAGATCAGGGCTTATTATTGCATGCATCTGGACCTTTTGCACGGGCTGTGGCATTATCTTCATTCTTTATTATGAATCAACTTACGTGATCATTTGTCTCATCACTATGTTTTTTACCATGTTGTTCCTCATGGTCTCACTGTACATCCATATGTTCCTCCTGGCTCGTACTCATGTGAAGAAAATAGCTGCTTTGCCTGGGTACAACTCTGTCCGTCAAAGAACCAGCATGAAAGGAGCCATCACTCTGACTATGCTTCTTGGCATCTTCATTGTTTGCTGGGCTCCATTCTTCCTTCATCTCATCCTGATGATCTCCTGCCCTCAAAACCTCTACTGTGTTTGCTTCATGTCTCACTTCAACATGTACCTCATTCTCATTATGTGCAACTCAGTGATTGATCCCTTGATCTATGCCTTTCGTAGCCAGGAAATGAGGAAGACCTTCAAAGAGATAATTTGTTGCTATAGCCTGAGAATGGTCTGTGGGTTATCCAACAAGtattaa